Part of the Kordiimonas pumila genome is shown below.
TCCGAGTTGAAACTGGTGCTTCTCATCATCCACAGCACCATTCGCCACTTTTTTCCGCCGAACTTTGGAAGCATTAGAGGCCCCTGATGCATCAGCCTTCTTACTTGTTAATTTCGTCGCTGGCTTAACAAGCGGATCCCCGAACAAATCTTCTCTGATTGGTTTGCTGTCCACTGCCAATCGCTCAACGTGGGTCGGAAAACTCTCCACCTTAATTTTGGGTCTGGGGCTTATGATTAGGCCTGCGCCTTGATTTTTGGCGTGCGTCTGCCTGATATTTAACTCTCGACAAACCTTCATAAAACTAAACGCCTGGCCGATTTGCATCCAAAACCGCGAGGTGACTTCCTCGTCCGTCAAATCCTGCACAGAAGCTTTTATGTCCAGATTATCAAAGAGTGCTTGCCTATAATGTTCAACGAGCACTACTACAAACGGACATACCAAATAATATACATTTTGCGCATCGCCCCGCACCACAGTAATAGAGCTGGCCGTCAGATAGCTTTGGGCCCGTTCAAGCTTTCCAGCGATGAATTTTGGATAACTGGAGATTGCCAAAAACTGTGCATCAATCTTCTGAAGCAGAACTGGATGCGTACGCACAGCTATATTTTTTCGCGATAAATTTACAGTTGCCATTTCACGCCTCCATCTTTGTGTACAACATCAGAATGAAGCCCGAAACTGGTCTCCTCCTATGTCATAGTATTAAATAGAAATCGAAACGTGAACCAACGTATATAAAAATAACTTTCTAAAAATAATAATATTTTCAATTAGATAGGAAGTATATTTCTGAAAATTTCAAGCTAACCTAAATGAAAAGCAACTCCAATCACTGGATCCGATGGTTATATACAAAATGTTACCCTCCAAGAATTCAGGGATTTATAAATCGGTCTTTAAGCGCATTATTTTCATGTGATGCACTCTCAAATGAACACCATCCTGCAGCTTTGTGGCAAAGGTGTCTTAAACTGCCCCAGTAAAGTGTTTCTGTCATAGAGTTATGTTTGACCGCTATCATCGCCCCATTGTGGCGGCTGGAGCGAAATCAAGCAGTTAGCAAAGTCTGCAACCTCGTGCTGGCCATTTTGGCTGAGACTAAACAGAAGGTCTTCCTGTCGCGGTTGGCCAAACACCATTCGATAAAGAGCCAACCCCTGCTTCAGGCGTTTGAGTTTGCCCACTTCTTTACTATATGGCAGCAATGGGATTCGGCGTTCAACACGCGCGGAACCTTCTTCAAATACCCAGTAAGGAACCAAATCGGACAAACCACGGGCTTTCCCCTTGGCGGCCATCTCGAAGAGTGTCTGCCAGGGATCCCCGCCGTCGTGAGTTCCAGAGAGAGCGCTCAGTCCATATCGCTCAGCAACATTCTTTCTGACCGCATGTCCCTTATAACGATGTACACGCCCCTCCCGCTGCTCCAGATCAACCGGGTTCGACGGCAGATTCCAATGCACGATCGCATGGCACCAGGTATGAAAATCCAGTCCCTCCTGACCTATTGAGGTCGAAGCGAGGACAAAGGGGCGAAACGGAGAATTAAAGGCATCCCTTACAGAGTCGGCACGAACCAAAGCTTGACTATTGTCGTCGCGAATATCGCCAAAGCGGAGTGCAAATCGACAGCGGGTATTGAAGTCATCCACAACAAACGCTTCTCCGCAGCTTTTTATCTCATCAATGCGTAACTGAGCCGTGCGTAGAGACAGCACCGACTGTATGCAGTCAGCAATCGCCGCGACCTGTTCTTGCTCTGAATGCTCCTGCAAGCCCAGGGACTCGCGAAGAACATGGACATACTCATCAAGCACAGCCTGAAGGTTACCATCAATGCCGTACTGGAGTGTTAATCGCCAATATGTCTCTTCACCCGCGCCGCGCAGCATGGCGATAGTTTCCGGCATGTTGAATAACGATCGGAATCCAGCCGCAATTCTGGCCGCGGCTGACAACAGTGCTGGACTATCGATTTCGAGCCCAACCGCGATACGACGAAGCGCTCGCAAGGAGCAGATGCCAGGCCCCGCCAACGCGAGATCGCAGAGCACATCCGCCAAATCGTCAGGCATGGGGCCGAGCGTGAGATTACCCTCAGCGACATTAACCAACAGATCAAGGTGATCCCTGAAGCGGGTACCCATTTCGTAGTCTAGCGTTGCAGATCTCCACCCCAACTCACTCTTACACCAATCCAGCAAGCCGTTGTGCTCGTCGATAAGGATGGGAGCCGCCCAATACCAGCGTTCGTCGGCCCGCGATCCCTCCTTACCTTCAGGCAGGGTATTAATCAAATCGCGACACACCGCCTTTACTTCGTTCTTCAATTCCCTAGCACTCAGCAGCCCACGGCGTAGTGCAATCTCCAGAGGATCGATCTGGGTGGCAAGAGTGGGCGAAGGCAGCAGCCATGCAACCACTGGCATGCCCGTCAATCGACCATCTCTATCGTTGAAATCAAAAGGTCTACCAGCTTTCCATCCGTATTGCGATGCAGGCTCATACCCCTCTACCATCCGCCGTTCTGCCTCATAGGAACAGATCGAAGCCACAGCATCGGGAACAACACTCCAAGATGAGAAGACCAGTGCTTTCGTCAGATTTTCCTTATCCCGATAAGCCCCGCCTGGTTCAATATACGCCATAGACGGTGGCATCCAGAGCAGCTGCCACATGCCCTTTTCAATAGTGTCCTCAAACAGTAAGCGCATCCTCGGGTTCGCAGGGTCGATTGTCTTGTAGCCTTCGAACTTATCTTTGCTCAACAAGTACCCGTTTGCTAACTGCAAGGCGCCTCGCAGTGCATCTGAAGGCGTACTCAACTGGGCATCTAGTTTTTGCCTCAGCTCATAGTGTTTTAAAAAATTGATTAGATACGGTGCCGATTTCCAGTACTCGATGGGCTCTCCGGCTTTGACACATACTGCCACCGCGTCTGCCGTGGCCGCGTGCTGCAGATCCTCTGGCTTAAGAGGTGCCACCCGCTCAATCTCTCTCAACATTGAGTTATGATCGCGCGTAGTAGCGATCCGCTCAGTTCGACACATCACATCAAGAAGTGCCTGCTCAAGTTCGGACTTTTTCTGTGGAAGGTCTTCCACGACGCTGGCACTTGCATAGAGCCTAGTTCGATGTGCTGACAATAGTGCCTTGACCGCCTCTACTTTTGCAGGGTCATTAAACAGAAAGTTCAGAGTACGAACAAAATCAGGATAGTGGTCGTCCTCTTCCTTCTCCTGATCGAGGGTGAACATTTTATAGGGCGTTGCGGAAAGCAGAAGGACACGAACTTCCGGATGTTCAAAGAGCGCCGTTGCCAGCATGGAGGCTTCGTCATCACCATCCAACAAGCTCTTAAAACGCTGAAACTCATCTAGGATAACCAGGTCTGGCTCAAGAGCAACAAGACACACAGATGCCAGCTTGCTCCTGAGCCGGCCAATCAGATTATAGCGCAACTCAGAATCTTCCCCAGGAATCTTGCTGTAGTCGCGATATCGAACAAAGCGGTCACAGCCCTCCTTCAGATCAGCATAGAGCTCAGCATCTGCAAGAACCGCACGGCGAAACGCTTTGGAGAGATCCGAATCCAGTTCTGGTGCAGGGAGGTTTTTGACTTTCACCCGCCAGTTTTTCTTCCCTGCTGTCGCCTGCAATATATTCAGCAGCCCTATTCGCAACCGCTTGCGGCGTTCATTCTGCGCCAAAGGCAGGTCGTACAATATCCGATAGAGTATAGCCCTTTCATCGGCGTGGCCTCCCCTGCTCCGGGCATGATCAAACGCCGTTCCCGGCGTCAAGCTGATGAAATTTACCTTGTTGTTGCGCAGGGACCGTACCTGTTTGGGCAGGTAAGTCAGGCGCGTAGCAATTGTGAAGCCTTCGGTATCACTCACGTTGAGTCGGTTGACGTTTTGGGTCGCAATCGCAGCATTGGAGCAAATATAAATCACATCTACCCGGTCCACTTTATCCTGCATGTGCTCCAAGGTTTTGGCGATGATGCCTCGAGCAACCAGCGTCTTGCCCAGACCAACCTCATCCGCAACAAGAAAACGCGACGTTGACACTGCCCCGTAGAGTCGTTGGAAAACATACTCAACAGTTGTTCTCTGAAAGTCCTTTAACCCTGCCAATGCAGGCGCGGCCAGAAATCGATTGCTAGGCATCACGTTCCCCTATCGCCGACTCAAAAACACGCCACATCCCCAGAAATTCATCTGGAACCACCGCGTTCTCGGCGCCATTTGACAGGTCCCGGACCAACCGCGAGACTTCTGATAATCGCTCCGGCTGGCGACTGAAGGTACGCGTAAGCTCTTCCAGTAAAGGAATATCCTCGCCGGCTGCCACGCGGACCAGCCATTTGGCCCAGCCTGAAGCACGCCCTCCATCTAGCCCCTGTGCTGTATCGTCACCCAGTAACAGCAGCAGGTACCGGATAAAACCTTCCTGGTTGTTGATGACCGTTTGCAGAATTGCGGCACTGCGCTCTCCAGGTATGCCTGTAATAGGAAGGTTTAGCACAAACCGGGCTGACACATCGGGATGGTTGGTCTTCAACTCAAAAGCAATGAGACCCGTGATATAGGCTGCATCACACTCCCACACCACGGGCTCACTTGATAAAAGGGAGGTTGAATGGTTGTCAGAATGTAGAGTGATTGGCCAGGCTTTAGCGCTGACAATTCCTTCCAGGGGAGGAATTTCACCAGCCATGACCAGCGACCACAAGCTCTCCTTTGTTGCAGGGGCGCATTCCAACGAGAGCTTGGTATCAGGACCTGCGAACCAATTCCGAGCATTCTCAACATCCGCTTCCGCAGCTTGACGCTCCACATCAACAATAGACTCATTGCTGACATCAAAGTCCACCAAATATTCACCCAGACCATCAGCCCCAAGAAGTTCGTCAATACCGCCAACTTTGCTCTTTTTGCCTACTAAACTCACCAGAATTTCTATATTCTTTGCCGCATTCAGCGCCGCATTGGTAGCATTGGCAGATCCCATAATCAGATGGGTGTAGTCGGAGTAATATCGGGTCTCGAATAGATAAACTTTCGCATGAAGGCCCGTTGAGAGCGGATGCTCAGCGGTTGTGTTTTCTTCGCCACCTTCGGTTTCCGCCGCATCATCCAGTTGAAGGCGCCGAGTGAAGAGTGACAGAGTTTCTTGCTTCAATGCGGATAATGATTCTGGTCGTGAAATGAGCGCATCTGCAGCTATAGATTTACGCGCCAAGACTTGCAGTGCATCATCCGAGCAGAATGGCGAAATAACAGCCATTCGATTAGCTTTCGGATTCGGAGGCTCCCAATCAAAGCCCTTTACGCCCGGCAGATGAAAAGCCAACTCATCAAAGCCCTCAGGCAGCTCCCATTCGACGTAATGTAGCGCCTCTGCAAATCGATGTGCTTGAGCCGTTCGCTCCTTGTCTTCTACGCCGGTTGCAAGATCGGGCAGCATGTCAAAGAAGTGCGCCAATGGCTTATTCAGTTCGGACTTGTGGCCAACCACAGATCCCTCAAGCTGCAGAGACAGATCCCAGGATTGATCGGTAGTCATATTCCGGCTCAGAACCACCAAGCGATACATGGCACGGCTTTGATCTGGACTAACAAAGCGAATTGCCCAGACCTTGGGATGGAATACACCGCCTCCCGGGGCAGATACCTCAATTACTGTGTTCTCCAGAAAGCCAAACAGTGGGTTGGGCTTGGCAATCTTGGGGATATGAATACGTCCACGCTGCACATAGACAGAAATACGCTTCGAGTACCGACGGAGGGCTTCAAGTACCGCTAACGGGTCGTGATCTGTCTGACCGTCGGCTGCCATAAGAGCCAAGTAGACAGGCGCCTCAAGCAGTAAGACAGGGTCCATTGAGAATGTGGTCGCCACAGCCTCATCAAAGATCATTCCTGGGGGTGGGGTCAATGCCGATGTGTAGAGGCTTCTGGAGTTTGGATTTAGCATGACTACTACTGACTCAGCCCATTGTATAAGTCGTTCAACAGCACCTGCACAGTCGGCCACCGGTAGACCAGTGTTCCGACACCCGAATATCCGCCCCACTGTTCAAGTGCTTGCTGGTTTCTGAACCGCGAGCGCACACCCTTAAGTTTCATCTCCCTTCTTTTGATCAAATTCAATGCATCAGTATTAGCCAGAAGGTCCTCAGGGGATTTGCGGGTATGTTTGATCCAGGCCTCAATAAAGAATTTTGTTTCACCGGTTACATTGTGACCGTCATTGCTAGTCAGTTCCCAAAGTCGTTCAATTGACCACTTACGAAGCTCATCCAAAGAAAAACTTTCAATCCAATTATTGAAGCTAGTCTGATGCTCATCAACAAGTGCCTCATGGTTTTTGAGCTTGGCGAGCTGAATGTTGTACAAGAGTGAAGCCCCGTGCATCACCTCAGAAAAGAGACGCGCATGGGTCAGGAGCTCTTGGTGTTGAGTGGAAAAACTGGCGTAGTCAGGGTGCTCCCATGGGGCCAGGGTATCAGCAGGCTTGCAGTGCAACACCAGAAACGAAAGCAGACTGCCAGGGCAAGCGGCCTGAATGCACTCCTGTATAAACTCTGCTTCTTCCCGGGTTAAATTGAAACCGATCTTAGCAGGAAACTTAACTGGTGGTTTCGGCAGCTGCGGATGCCAATTCTTCGTGATATCTCGTTGTTCCTGACCGAAATCATCGCCTCTGACTCTGGCGTCCTGTTCCAGTGATTCCAATGTGCCCCAATGACGATAATCTTCATCAATACGCCTGTGATACACATCCTGCGAGAATTGCGTCCGCCGTATTTTCCACTTACCGAGGCCTGCCCAATAAACCGAGCTTGGCAACCGTTTGAGGCTTTTTCCT
Proteins encoded:
- a CDS encoding DUF6361 family protein: MPSQLAWIDHDSTARERTLRILSRFQEKESRDELGLGSIRDSFADQLFPGTSTIQTRLRYMLFVPWIYRTLEDERVPAENFAAQADFRERELVEALMESDDLAGVFGKTAGKSLKRLPSSVYWAGLGKWKIRRTQFSQDVYHRRIDEDYRHWGTLESLEQDARVRGDDFGQEQRDITKNWHPQLPKPPVKFPAKIGFNLTREEAEFIQECIQAACPGSLLSFLVLHCKPADTLAPWEHPDYASFSTQHQELLTHARLFSEVMHGASLLYNIQLAKLKNHEALVDEHQTSFNNWIESFSLDELRKWSIERLWELTSNDGHNVTGETKFFIEAWIKHTRKSPEDLLANTDALNLIKRREMKLKGVRSRFRNQQALEQWGGYSGVGTLVYRWPTVQVLLNDLYNGLSQ
- a CDS encoding DEAD/DEAH box helicase is translated as MPSNRFLAAPALAGLKDFQRTTVEYVFQRLYGAVSTSRFLVADEVGLGKTLVARGIIAKTLEHMQDKVDRVDVIYICSNAAIATQNVNRLNVSDTEGFTIATRLTYLPKQVRSLRNNKVNFISLTPGTAFDHARSRGGHADERAILYRILYDLPLAQNERRKRLRIGLLNILQATAGKKNWRVKVKNLPAPELDSDLSKAFRRAVLADAELYADLKEGCDRFVRYRDYSKIPGEDSELRYNLIGRLRSKLASVCLVALEPDLVILDEFQRFKSLLDGDDEASMLATALFEHPEVRVLLLSATPYKMFTLDQEKEEDDHYPDFVRTLNFLFNDPAKVEAVKALLSAHRTRLYASASVVEDLPQKKSELEQALLDVMCRTERIATTRDHNSMLREIERVAPLKPEDLQHAATADAVAVCVKAGEPIEYWKSAPYLINFLKHYELRQKLDAQLSTPSDALRGALQLANGYLLSKDKFEGYKTIDPANPRMRLLFEDTIEKGMWQLLWMPPSMAYIEPGGAYRDKENLTKALVFSSWSVVPDAVASICSYEAERRMVEGYEPASQYGWKAGRPFDFNDRDGRLTGMPVVAWLLPSPTLATQIDPLEIALRRGLLSARELKNEVKAVCRDLINTLPEGKEGSRADERWYWAAPILIDEHNGLLDWCKSELGWRSATLDYEMGTRFRDHLDLLVNVAEGNLTLGPMPDDLADVLCDLALAGPGICSLRALRRIAVGLEIDSPALLSAAARIAAGFRSLFNMPETIAMLRGAGEETYWRLTLQYGIDGNLQAVLDEYVHVLRESLGLQEHSEQEQVAAIADCIQSVLSLRTAQLRIDEIKSCGEAFVVDDFNTRCRFALRFGDIRDDNSQALVRADSVRDAFNSPFRPFVLASTSIGQEGLDFHTWCHAIVHWNLPSNPVDLEQREGRVHRYKGHAVRKNVAERYGLSALSGTHDGGDPWQTLFEMAAKGKARGLSDLVPYWVFEEGSARVERRIPLLPYSKEVGKLKRLKQGLALYRMVFGQPRQEDLLFSLSQNGQHEVADFANCLISLQPPQWGDDSGQT
- a CDS encoding phospholipase D family protein — translated: MLNPNSRSLYTSALTPPPGMIFDEAVATTFSMDPVLLLEAPVYLALMAADGQTDHDPLAVLEALRRYSKRISVYVQRGRIHIPKIAKPNPLFGFLENTVIEVSAPGGGVFHPKVWAIRFVSPDQSRAMYRLVVLSRNMTTDQSWDLSLQLEGSVVGHKSELNKPLAHFFDMLPDLATGVEDKERTAQAHRFAEALHYVEWELPEGFDELAFHLPGVKGFDWEPPNPKANRMAVISPFCSDDALQVLARKSIAADALISRPESLSALKQETLSLFTRRLQLDDAAETEGGEENTTAEHPLSTGLHAKVYLFETRYYSDYTHLIMGSANATNAALNAAKNIEILVSLVGKKSKVGGIDELLGADGLGEYLVDFDVSNESIVDVERQAAEADVENARNWFAGPDTKLSLECAPATKESLWSLVMAGEIPPLEGIVSAKAWPITLHSDNHSTSLLSSEPVVWECDAAYITGLIAFELKTNHPDVSARFVLNLPITGIPGERSAAILQTVINNQEGFIRYLLLLLGDDTAQGLDGGRASGWAKWLVRVAAGEDIPLLEELTRTFSRQPERLSEVSRLVRDLSNGAENAVVPDEFLGMWRVFESAIGERDA